A part of Verrucomicrobiota bacterium JB022 genomic DNA contains:
- the atpD gene encoding F0F1 ATP synthase subunit beta, whose product MSNQGTIVQVIGAVIDADFSKADKLPEIYNALEVSYELYGKQTTLILEVQQHLGDGWVRAVAMSSSDGLKRGMSLVDTGLPISVPVGDQVLGRIFNVTGDLVDENKPLVDPDLRAPIHRRAPKLTEQSAEAEILPTGIKVIDLICPLLKGGKGGMFGGAGVGKTVVIMELINNIAKAHGGYSVFAGVGERTREGNDLYWEMIESGVIATEKDENGHPKLDERGNPVLAEGSKVALCYGQMNEPPGARLRVALSALTMAEHFRDVNNQDVLLFVDNIFRFSQAGSEVSALLGRTPSAVGYQPTLAEEMAGLQERITSTNKGSITSIQAVYVPADDLTDPAPANTFAHLDATVVLERSLAEQGLFPAVDPLASTSKALAPDIVGEEHYRVARGVQKVLQRYKDLQDIIAILGMDELSDEDKMTVFRARKIQRFLTQPLHVAEVFSNLPGVLVPIEETVKGFAEILDGQHDKVPEANFYMMGTMDTVEKE is encoded by the coding sequence ATGAGCAACCAAGGAACCATCGTCCAGGTCATCGGCGCGGTTATCGACGCCGACTTCTCCAAAGCCGACAAGCTGCCAGAGATTTACAACGCACTGGAAGTCAGCTACGAGCTGTATGGCAAGCAGACGACCCTGATCCTCGAAGTGCAGCAGCACCTTGGCGACGGCTGGGTTCGTGCCGTGGCCATGTCATCCTCGGACGGTCTCAAGCGCGGGATGTCGCTTGTCGATACCGGTTTGCCGATTTCGGTTCCGGTTGGCGATCAGGTGTTGGGGCGTATTTTCAACGTGACCGGCGATCTGGTGGACGAGAACAAGCCGCTGGTTGATCCTGACCTGCGCGCACCGATTCACCGCAGGGCACCGAAGCTGACCGAGCAGTCCGCGGAGGCCGAGATCCTGCCGACCGGCATCAAGGTGATCGACCTGATCTGCCCGCTTCTCAAGGGCGGCAAGGGCGGCATGTTCGGTGGTGCCGGCGTGGGCAAGACCGTGGTCATCATGGAGCTCATCAACAACATTGCGAAAGCGCACGGCGGTTACTCCGTGTTCGCGGGTGTGGGTGAGCGGACCCGTGAGGGCAACGACCTCTACTGGGAAATGATCGAGTCCGGCGTCATCGCCACCGAGAAGGATGAGAACGGTCATCCCAAGCTCGACGAGCGCGGCAATCCGGTGCTGGCCGAGGGGTCCAAGGTGGCGCTTTGTTACGGCCAGATGAACGAGCCTCCCGGAGCGCGTCTGCGCGTGGCGCTTTCCGCGCTGACGATGGCCGAGCACTTCCGCGACGTGAACAACCAGGACGTGTTGTTGTTTGTTGATAACATTTTCCGTTTCTCCCAGGCCGGTTCCGAGGTTTCCGCGCTGCTCGGCCGCACGCCGTCGGCGGTGGGTTACCAGCCGACGCTGGCGGAGGAAATGGCGGGACTGCAGGAGCGGATCACTTCGACCAACAAGGGATCGATCACCTCGATTCAGGCGGTTTACGTCCCTGCGGACGACCTTACCGACCCGGCCCCCGCAAACACCTTCGCCCACCTTGACGCGACCGTGGTTCTCGAGCGTTCGCTCGCGGAACAAGGGTTGTTCCCGGCGGTTGATCCGCTCGCCTCGACCTCCAAGGCGCTTGCGCCGGACATCGTCGGCGAGGAGCACTACCGGGTTGCCCGCGGCGTGCAGAAAGTGCTTCAGCGCTACAAGGACCTGCAGGACATCATTGCGATTCTGGGCATGGACGAACTGTCCGACGAAGACAAGATGACGGTGTTCCGGGCGCGCAAGATCCAGCGTTTCCTGACCCAACCGCTGCACGTGGCGGAGGTGTTCTCGAACCTTCCGGGCGTTCTGGTTCCGATCGAAGAGACCGTCAAGGGCTTCGCCGAGATTCTCGACGGCCAGCACGACAAGGTGCCGGAGGCAAACTTCTACATGATGGGCACGATGGACACCGTCGAGAAGGAGTAA
- the atpG gene encoding ATP synthase F1 subunit gamma: MANLRDIRRRIKSVKNTSQITRAMELVAAAKMKKAQQQALAGRDYAQQLTQVLYDIRREFSEESHPMLEKREGNRELVLIISTDKGLCGPLNTNLARQLKTEIPTDADVVTVGRKMRMVCEKAGMNLIADFTVKDPVPFAETRAVSRFLSQKFLNKEYDKISIAFTGFVNTLKQEAKVVTLLPIQAHQNGEDQAFETIGNGFKIEDHRNDPAHDYRFEPGPAEVLNSILPLYINYEVYQAHVESRASEHSARMVAMKAATDNAKKFLDELTLEYNKLRQGAITAELLEITTAMKAME; this comes from the coding sequence ATGGCTAATCTTCGCGACATCCGCCGGCGCATCAAGTCGGTCAAAAACACCTCGCAGATCACGCGGGCGATGGAGCTCGTCGCCGCGGCGAAGATGAAGAAGGCCCAGCAGCAGGCGCTCGCCGGGCGCGACTACGCCCAGCAGCTCACGCAGGTGCTCTACGACATCCGCCGCGAGTTCAGCGAGGAGAGCCACCCGATGCTGGAAAAGCGCGAGGGAAACCGCGAGCTGGTGCTGATCATTTCCACCGACAAGGGGCTGTGCGGACCGCTGAACACCAACCTCGCGCGCCAGCTCAAGACCGAGATCCCGACCGACGCGGACGTGGTCACCGTCGGCCGCAAGATGCGGATGGTGTGTGAGAAGGCCGGGATGAACCTGATCGCGGACTTCACGGTGAAGGATCCGGTTCCGTTCGCCGAGACGCGTGCGGTGTCCCGATTCCTCAGCCAGAAGTTCCTCAACAAGGAATACGACAAGATTTCCATCGCGTTCACCGGTTTTGTGAACACTCTCAAGCAGGAAGCCAAGGTGGTGACGCTGCTGCCGATCCAGGCCCATCAGAATGGCGAGGATCAGGCATTTGAAACCATCGGCAACGGCTTCAAGATCGAGGATCACCGCAACGATCCCGCCCACGATTACCGGTTCGAACCGGGCCCGGCGGAAGTGCTCAACTCGATCCTGCCGCTCTACATCAACTACGAGGTCTATCAGGCGCACGTGGAAAGCCGCGCGTCCGAGCATTCCGCACGGATGGTGGCGATGAAGGCCGCGACCGACAACGCGAAGAAATTCCTCGACGAACTCACTCTCGAATACAACAAGCTGCGCCAAGGTGCGATCACCGCCGAGCTGCTTGAGATCACCACCGCCATGAAGGCGATGGAATAA
- a CDS encoding AI-2E family transporter encodes MSGESGTDIIRTMSELDTDRFRRTFVVWLVIAISAVFLAMITPFIKPLFLAAVFSGIMTPLYRRLAVWFRGRKKLASVATIILLLLVVIGPLSGFVTLIATQAIEISNEAIPWVKQQIDPANPNRLDFGQQLADKLPFAREMLPEQGDILEKFGGVIQALGKFVVNNVSKLTAGAAGFFLSLFVMLYAMYFFLIDGRKIVDRILYLTPLGPVEEGHMLDRFTSITRATIKGTLVIGLVQGTLGGLGFYFAGLQGAAFWGTVMAVLSIIPALGTAIVWVPGVIFLLATGHVTSGIVLAIYCAAIVGTADNILRPILVGKDTEMPDLLVLIGTLGGIFLFGVVGIIVGPVICGLFLTIWDIYGQTFKQALPATDKSWQYKIPARKKKSKPKQPEDQPAEATGDDE; translated from the coding sequence TTGTCCGGCGAATCCGGCACCGATATCATCCGCACGATGAGTGAACTTGATACCGACCGGTTCCGCCGGACATTCGTGGTCTGGCTTGTGATCGCCATCTCGGCGGTGTTCCTCGCCATGATCACCCCGTTCATCAAGCCGCTGTTTCTCGCGGCCGTCTTCAGCGGCATCATGACCCCGCTCTACCGGCGACTCGCCGTGTGGTTCCGTGGCCGCAAGAAACTCGCATCCGTCGCCACCATCATCCTGCTGCTGCTCGTCGTCATCGGCCCGCTCAGCGGATTCGTCACCCTCATCGCCACCCAGGCCATCGAGATCAGCAACGAAGCCATCCCGTGGGTCAAACAACAGATCGATCCGGCCAACCCGAACCGGCTGGATTTCGGCCAACAGCTCGCGGACAAGCTCCCGTTCGCCAGGGAGATGCTGCCGGAACAAGGCGATATCCTCGAGAAATTCGGCGGCGTCATCCAGGCCCTCGGCAAGTTTGTGGTCAACAACGTGTCCAAACTCACCGCCGGCGCGGCAGGATTCTTCCTCTCCCTCTTCGTGATGCTCTACGCGATGTATTTCTTCCTGATCGACGGCAGGAAGATCGTCGACCGCATCCTCTATCTCACCCCGCTGGGGCCGGTCGAGGAAGGCCACATGCTCGACCGCTTCACCTCGATCACCCGCGCAACCATCAAGGGAACCCTCGTCATCGGACTCGTCCAGGGAACCCTCGGCGGACTCGGATTCTATTTCGCCGGCCTCCAGGGCGCCGCCTTCTGGGGAACCGTCATGGCCGTGCTGTCCATCATTCCCGCACTCGGAACCGCCATCGTCTGGGTGCCGGGCGTCATCTTCCTGCTCGCCACCGGCCATGTCACCTCCGGCATCGTGCTCGCCATCTACTGCGCGGCCATCGTCGGCACCGCAGACAACATCCTCCGCCCGATCCTCGTCGGCAAGGACACCGAAATGCCCGACCTGCTCGTCCTGATCGGCACCCTCGGCGGCATCTTCCTCTTCGGCGTCGTCGGCATCATCGTCGGCCCCGTCATCTGCGGGCTATTCCTCACCATCTGGGATATCTACGGCCAAACCTTCAAACAGGCACTGCCCGCCACCGACAAGTCATGGCAGTATAAAATCCCCGCCCGGAAGAAAAAATCCAAGCCGAAACAACCCGAGGATCAGCCGGCTGAAGCCACCGGTGACGACGAATAA
- the atpC gene encoding ATP synthase F1 subunit epsilon: protein MPMLLNIVTPEKTVFSDEVDNVLLPGEEGEIGVLPMHAGLVTALKPGELRYHHNGRIVTLAVGSGYAEVTQEKVVVLTDMALDEGEIDEASMEKAIQRAKEKLTTMDHDMNAEEVAFLQGIVTKSTAAINFKRKYR from the coding sequence ATGCCAATGCTCCTCAACATCGTCACACCGGAGAAAACCGTCTTTTCCGACGAGGTGGACAACGTCCTGTTGCCCGGTGAGGAAGGGGAGATTGGCGTGCTGCCGATGCACGCCGGACTCGTGACCGCACTGAAACCCGGCGAACTGCGTTACCATCACAACGGCCGGATCGTGACGCTGGCAGTCGGTTCGGGATACGCCGAAGTGACGCAGGAAAAGGTCGTGGTTCTCACCGACATGGCCCTCGATGAGGGCGAGATCGATGAAGCCTCGATGGAAAAGGCAATCCAGCGGGCGAAAGAGAAGTTGACCACGATGGACCATGACATGAATGCCGAGGAAGTGGCATTCCTGCAGGGGATCGTGACCAAGTCGACTGCGGCGATCAACTTCAAGCGGAAATACCGCTGA